In Uranotaenia lowii strain MFRU-FL chromosome 2, ASM2978415v1, whole genome shotgun sequence, one genomic interval encodes:
- the LOC129744011 gene encoding CLIP-associating protein isoform X5, with protein MAYHKPIDIDGFITQMAKADMRIKAQLAEDLVLYLNDAENSIECVDLGMLVDGLIPWMIGSHFKIAQRALEAFTELVVRLGPDFNAYTSTILPHVVDRLGDSRDTVREKAQLVLHKLMECRVIPPQTLLDKLTVCFKHKNAKVREEFLQTIINALNEYGTQSLSVKLYIQPIVTLLGDPTPTVRDAAIQTLVEIYKHVGDRLRIDLRKKEVPATKFTLLEQKFDEARNDGLLLPSALSSGLSNDDVDTAVIARPTKLVKRTPSATPRKPLFDTQGSGDLLAVGAVSSDVFENCFENVPQLTIFSQRDMDEHMKNINTLIGDKNVDWEKRVDALKKIRSLLMINVQNSPTFTQQLKDLSIAFLDILKELRSQVVREGCITLAYMCKILKNRMDQFTSYIMQELINLIQNSAKVISSSGTIALKYVIRYTHAPKIVPIITQNLMQSKSKDIRSTLCEIMVLLFDEWPTKALEKNSTTLKDALRKGIADADSEARRHSRCAFWSFRRHFPDLADNLYSSLDMATQRMMEKDRDNIGINAGLRSVSAVDTAAAQRARARVQYSNMARMKISSGSASIQGQFAQQARVKKVPLTTATPQQPPTPERRIRSRSGVSQSQPTSRSTSPSSKLRENFGISSIYKQTGTVPKKATGIPRSLASSRETSPTRTSQFGSLRRNVYGTNSPRRPPVNPGRPILAQKILQQSREAENALADALSPDEQDISADFGRLGIHRKISRDESDDSEASSVCSERSFDSFRRGNDSYSWNGSRNRLDSSRAIIEDIETIIQLCASTHWSERKDGLINLTQYLSDGKMLTPQQLQCVLDLFRKMFMDPHIKVYALFLDTVNELILSHSNDLHDWLFILLTRLFQKLGGDLLGSMHGKIWKTLQLIYEYFPADLQMQCVFRILIDAAQTPNTKTRQATLKFLTTLATTYCTAAQFVVHSQSQQLVDRAILKIIQTALDQKSFELKSQARSCIVALYNCNPSQITMILANLPKQYQDTAKAIIQHHMRRSTSGTDSPSSPLSSSSPKPLLSPQQGPFSLQNTPTPRSRQTSIDVTDSMNSEEVYKNLRKTTAEIQNYTFEAKLDRDANSKDSGISQMGEQMMQIVDNRSSMASNGLNGHIISDKDDSCNGSKTQSATTTESNTPENTVRLDGIDIGLHKSVTQQQRHHSYTLTETGEVILESGIKENDIIRSAIMLSHDSSSETSVQVLENLQTCIKYGNCALPAKNFKAIMKMLLNLMESQNNAVLIAALHTLGRIVRSSQMKTCWGNFLELILLKIIDCYKISKEVSREIDIIVVKIANVLPLDVSVNILNPVIATGDFPANLCALKILTELAHKQGKDFTDNHLDNIMPNIARLADDGQSMVRKAAVFCMVKLYIVMGEDKVKPKFALLNASKIRLLNVYISKALATTNKGSTS; from the exons ATGGCTTATCACAAACCTATCGATATTGATGGGTTCATCACACAAATGGCCAAGGCCGATATGCGCATAAAGGCTCAGTTGGCGGAAGATTTAGTGTTGTATTTGAACGATGCCGAGAATTCAATAGAGTGCGTTGATCTCGGAATGCTGGTTGACGGACTGATTCCGTGGATGATTGGCAGTCACTTCAAG attgcTCAACGTGCACTGGAAGCTTTCACGGAACTTGTAGTACGCCTTGGACCCGATTTCAATGCATACACATCTACAATCCTACCGCATGTCGTTGATCGACTAGGGGATAGCAGGGATACAGTTCGAGAAAAGGCACAACTTGTATTGCACAAACTGATGGAATGTAGAGTTATTCCTCCGCAAACATTGTTAGACAAGCTAACTGTatgttttaaacataaaaatgctAAGGTCAGAGAAGAATTCTTGCAGACCATTATCAACGCTCTAAACGAGTACGGCACACAGTCACTTTCGGTAAAATTGTATATACAGCCTATCGTGACACTATTAGGTGACCCAACTCCAACAGTAAGAGATGCAGCAATACAGACTCTCGTTGAGATTTATAAACATGTCGGTGATAGGCTCAGAATTGACCTCCGGAAGAAAGAGGTGCCGGCAACTAAGTTCACtcttttagaacaaaaatttgacgaAGCACGTAATGATGGTTTGCTTCTTCCGTCTGCATTGAGTTCAGGATTATCCAATGATGATGTTGATACTGCAGTTATTGCCCGGCCAACAAAGTTAGTCAAACGGACGCCTTCTGCGACACCAAGAAAACCATTATTCGATACACAAGGCTCGGGGGACCTGTTGGCAGTAGGAGCAGTTTCGTcggatgtttttgaaaattgttttgaaaatgttccacaGTTAACCATTTTCTCCCAACGTGATATGGATGAGCATATGAAAAACATCAACACACTTATAGGAGATAAAAATGTTGACTGGGAAAAACGCGTTGACGCATTGAAGAAAATACGATCCCTTCTTATGATCAATGTACAAAACTCTCCGACATTCACGCAACAGTTAAAAGACTTATCAATTGCATTCCTGGATATTCTCAAAGAATTGAGGTCTCAAGTCGTTCGGGAAGGTTGCATTACATTGGCATACATgtgtaaaatattgaaaaatagaaTGGACCAATTCACTTCTTATATAATGCAAGAATTAATAAACTTGATTCAAAACTCAGCAAAAGTAATTTCTTCGTCTGGAACAATTGCATTAAAATATGTCATCAGATATACACATGCTCCAAAAATAGTGCCAATTATAACTCAGAATCTCATgcaatcaaaatcaaaagataTACGTAGTACATTATGTGAAATAATGGTTCTTTTATTCGATGAATGGCCGACAAAAgctcttgaaaaaaatagcacCACCTTAAAAGACGCTCTTCGTAAAGGAATCGCAGATGCTGACAGCGAAGCTAGGCGACACAGCCGATg CGCCTTTTGGAGTTTTCGGAGACATTTTCCTGATCTAGCTGACAACCTCTATTCATCTTTAGACATGGCAACTCAGCGAATGATGGAGAAGGACCGAGATAATATTGGAATTAATG CCGGATTACGAAGTGTTTCCGCCGTTGATACCGCGGCTGCCCAAAGAGCTCGTGCAAGAGTACAATACTCAAATATGGCTCGTATGAAAATCTCATCGGGATCAGCTTCTATTC AAGGACAGTTCGCGCAGCAAG CACGAGTGAAGAAAGTTCCACTAACAACCGCCACACCTCAACAGCCACCTACACCTGAAAGGAGGATACGGTCAAGATCTGGTGTCTCTCAATCTCAAC CAACATCCAGAAGCACCTCTCCATCGAGTAAACTCCGAGAAAATTTTGGTATTTCATCGATTTATAAACAAACTGGTACTGTACCTAAGAAAGCAACCGGCATCCCGCGATCTTTAGCAAGTTCTCGAGAAACAAGTCCTACTAG AACGTCCCAATTCGGATCTCTAAGACGGAATGTTTATGGCACCAATAGCCCAAGAAGACCTCCGGTTAACCCGGGCCGACCAATTTTAGCCCAGAAAATACTTCAACAAAGTAGAGAAGCTGAAAATGCTTTAGCAGATGCACTTTCTCCAGATGAACAAGATATTTCAGCAGACTTTGGACGACTTGGAATTCACCGCAAAATTTCGAGAGACGAATCAGATGATAGCGAAGCATCTTCAGTATGTTCAGAAAGAAGTTTTGATTCATTTAGGAGAGGAAATGAC tcatACTCTTGGAATGGTTCACGAAATCGTTTGGATAGTTCACGTGCAATTATCGAAGATATTGAAACAATTATTCAGCTTTGTGCCTCTACACACTGGTCAGAACGTAAAGATGGTTTAATCAATTTGACACAATATCTGAGCGATGGCAAAATGCTTACTCCACAACAATtacaa tGTGTTTTGGACCTTTTTCGAAAGATGTTTATGGATCCGCATATTAAAGTATATGCTCTGTTTTTGGACACCGTCAATGAGCTTATTCTCTCGCATTCAAACGACTTGCACGATTGGTTGTTTATTCTTCTAACgcgtttatttcaaaaactaggTGGAGACTTGCTTGGATCAATGCATGGTAAAATATGGAAAACTTTGCAACTTATTTATGAGTATTTCCCAGCAGATTTGCAAATGCAATGTGTATTTAG GATACTTATTGATGCCGCACAAACACCCAACACAAAAACACGCCAAGCGACTTTGAAATTCTTAACAACACTGGCAACAACATATTGTACTGCCGCCCAATTTGTAGTTCATAGCCAATCTCAACAACTTGTTGATAGAGCTATACTAAAAATCATCCAAACAGCATTAgatcaaaaaagttttgagttgAAATCTCAAGCGCGTTCCTGCATTGTTGCATTATACAACTGTAATCCGTCTCAG ATTACCATGATACTAGCGAATCTACCTAAACAATACCAAGACACAGCAAAAGCTATAATTCAACATCATATGAGACGAAGTACCTCAG GAACTGATAGTCCTTCATCGCCATTATCGTCTTCAAGTCCCAAACCATTGCTAAGTCCTCAACAAGGACCGTTTAGTTTACAGAATACTCCTA CTCCAAGATCACGACAAACGTCTATAGATGTGACGGattcaatgaattcagaagaagtttataaaaacttgCGTAAAACTACAGCAGAAATACAAAACTATACTTTTGAAGCTAAGTTGGACAGAGATGCAAATAGCAAAGATTCGGGAATCAGTCAAATGGGTGAACAGATGATGCAGATTGTAGACAATAGATCTTCGATGGCTTCAAATGGTCTAAATGGACATATCAT TTCCGATAAAGATGATTCTTGTAATGGGTCGAAAACACAATCAGCTACAACTACAGAGTCAAATACACCCGAGAATACAGTTCGTTTGGACGGTATTGATATCGGTCTTCACAAATCAGTAACCCAACAGCAACGTCATCATAGTTACACGCTCACGGAAACTGGTGAAGTTATATTAGAAT ccGGCATAAAAGAAAATGACATCATACGATCAGCAATCATGTTATCACATGACTCAAGTTCCGAAACGAGTGTGCAAGTCTTGGAGAACTTGCAGACTTGCATCAAGTATGGAAACTGTGCATTGCCTGCCAAAAACTTCAA AGCTATTATGAAAATGCTTTTGAATTTGATGGAATCGCAGAATAATGCAGTTTTGATCGCCGCTTTGCATACTCTTGGTCGAATAGTGCGAAGTTCACAAATGAAAACATGTTGGGGCAATTTTCTCGAGTTGATACttcttaaaataattgattgttaTAAAATTAGTAAAGAG GTTTCGCGAGAAATCGACATTATAGTTGTCAAAATAGCGAATGTTCTACCACTGGATGTATCAGTAAACATTCTGAATCCAGTTATAGCGACAGGAGATTTCCCCGCCAATCTGTGCGCGCTTAAAATTCTAACAGAACTGGCACATAAACAAGGAA
- the LOC129744011 gene encoding CLIP-associating protein isoform X1 translates to MAYHKPIDIDGFITQMAKADMRIKAQLAEDLVLYLNDAENSIECVDLGMLVDGLIPWMIGSHFKIAQRALEAFTELVVRLGPDFNAYTSTILPHVVDRLGDSRDTVREKAQLVLHKLMECRVIPPQTLLDKLTVCFKHKNAKVREEFLQTIINALNEYGTQSLSVKLYIQPIVTLLGDPTPTVRDAAIQTLVEIYKHVGDRLRIDLRKKEVPATKFTLLEQKFDEARNDGLLLPSALSSGLSNDDVDTAVIARPTKLVKRTPSATPRKPLFDTQGSGDLLAVGAVSSDVFENCFENVPQLTIFSQRDMDEHMKNINTLIGDKNVDWEKRVDALKKIRSLLMINVQNSPTFTQQLKDLSIAFLDILKELRSQVVREGCITLAYMCKILKNRMDQFTSYIMQELINLIQNSAKVISSSGTIALKYVIRYTHAPKIVPIITQNLMQSKSKDIRSTLCEIMVLLFDEWPTKALEKNSTTLKDALRKGIADADSEARRHSRCAFWSFRRHFPDLADNLYSSLDMATQRMMEKDRDNIGINGTNSLSVSLRGSNSSLNSVPGGVIKRRQSSGLKSPASAQSVNATSVSTENLASSNGSSSRLQRTPSLPRTYSRNRSGIPVAYREQPATTLRAGLRSVSAVDTAAAQRARARVQYSNMARMKISSGSASIQGQFAQQARVKKVPLTTATPQQPPTPERRIRSRSGVSQSQPTSRSTSPSSKLRENFGISSIYKQTGTVPKKATGIPRSLASSRETSPTRTSQFGSLRRNVYGTNSPRRPPVNPGRPILAQKILQQSREAENALADALSPDEQDISADFGRLGIHRKISRDESDDSEASSVCSERSFDSFRRGNDSYSWNGSRNRLDSSRAIIEDIETIIQLCASTHWSERKDGLINLTQYLSDGKMLTPQQLQCVLDLFRKMFMDPHIKVYALFLDTVNELILSHSNDLHDWLFILLTRLFQKLGGDLLGSMHGKIWKTLQLIYEYFPADLQMQCVFRILIDAAQTPNTKTRQATLKFLTTLATTYCTAAQFVVHSQSQQLVDRAILKIIQTALDQKSFELKSQARSCIVALYNCNPSQITMILANLPKQYQDTAKAIIQHHMRRSTSGTDSPSSPLSSSSPKPLLSPQQGPFSLQNTPTPRSRQTSIDVTDSMNSEEVYKNLRKTTAEIQNYTFEAKLDRDANSKDSGISQMGEQMMQIVDNRSSMASNGLNGHIISDKDDSCNGSKTQSATTTESNTPENTVRLDGIDIGLHKSVTQQQRHHSYTLTETGEVILESGIKENDIIRSAIMLSHDSSSETSVQVLENLQTCIKYGNCALPAKNFKAIMKMLLNLMESQNNAVLIAALHTLGRIVRSSQMKTCWGNFLELILLKIIDCYKISKEVSREIDIIVVKIANVLPLDVSVNILNPVIATGDFPANLCALKILTELAHKQGKDFTDNHLDNIMPNIARLADDGQSMVRKAAVFCMVKLYIVMGEDKVKPKFALLNASKIRLLNVYISKALATTNKGSTS, encoded by the exons ATGGCTTATCACAAACCTATCGATATTGATGGGTTCATCACACAAATGGCCAAGGCCGATATGCGCATAAAGGCTCAGTTGGCGGAAGATTTAGTGTTGTATTTGAACGATGCCGAGAATTCAATAGAGTGCGTTGATCTCGGAATGCTGGTTGACGGACTGATTCCGTGGATGATTGGCAGTCACTTCAAG attgcTCAACGTGCACTGGAAGCTTTCACGGAACTTGTAGTACGCCTTGGACCCGATTTCAATGCATACACATCTACAATCCTACCGCATGTCGTTGATCGACTAGGGGATAGCAGGGATACAGTTCGAGAAAAGGCACAACTTGTATTGCACAAACTGATGGAATGTAGAGTTATTCCTCCGCAAACATTGTTAGACAAGCTAACTGTatgttttaaacataaaaatgctAAGGTCAGAGAAGAATTCTTGCAGACCATTATCAACGCTCTAAACGAGTACGGCACACAGTCACTTTCGGTAAAATTGTATATACAGCCTATCGTGACACTATTAGGTGACCCAACTCCAACAGTAAGAGATGCAGCAATACAGACTCTCGTTGAGATTTATAAACATGTCGGTGATAGGCTCAGAATTGACCTCCGGAAGAAAGAGGTGCCGGCAACTAAGTTCACtcttttagaacaaaaatttgacgaAGCACGTAATGATGGTTTGCTTCTTCCGTCTGCATTGAGTTCAGGATTATCCAATGATGATGTTGATACTGCAGTTATTGCCCGGCCAACAAAGTTAGTCAAACGGACGCCTTCTGCGACACCAAGAAAACCATTATTCGATACACAAGGCTCGGGGGACCTGTTGGCAGTAGGAGCAGTTTCGTcggatgtttttgaaaattgttttgaaaatgttccacaGTTAACCATTTTCTCCCAACGTGATATGGATGAGCATATGAAAAACATCAACACACTTATAGGAGATAAAAATGTTGACTGGGAAAAACGCGTTGACGCATTGAAGAAAATACGATCCCTTCTTATGATCAATGTACAAAACTCTCCGACATTCACGCAACAGTTAAAAGACTTATCAATTGCATTCCTGGATATTCTCAAAGAATTGAGGTCTCAAGTCGTTCGGGAAGGTTGCATTACATTGGCATACATgtgtaaaatattgaaaaatagaaTGGACCAATTCACTTCTTATATAATGCAAGAATTAATAAACTTGATTCAAAACTCAGCAAAAGTAATTTCTTCGTCTGGAACAATTGCATTAAAATATGTCATCAGATATACACATGCTCCAAAAATAGTGCCAATTATAACTCAGAATCTCATgcaatcaaaatcaaaagataTACGTAGTACATTATGTGAAATAATGGTTCTTTTATTCGATGAATGGCCGACAAAAgctcttgaaaaaaatagcacCACCTTAAAAGACGCTCTTCGTAAAGGAATCGCAGATGCTGACAGCGAAGCTAGGCGACACAGCCGATg CGCCTTTTGGAGTTTTCGGAGACATTTTCCTGATCTAGCTGACAACCTCTATTCATCTTTAGACATGGCAACTCAGCGAATGATGGAGAAGGACCGAGATAATATTGGAATTAATGGTACCAACTCATTAAGTGTCAGTCTGCGAGGCAGTAATAGTAGCTTGAATTCTGTGCCTGGTGGGGTGATAA AACGTAGACAGTCTTCAGGGCTTAAAAGTCCAGCATCCGCTCAATCAG TAAATGCTACGAGTGTGAGTACTGAAAATTTAGCATCTTCTAATGGTTCTTCTTCGCGATTACAAAGAACACCGTCTTTACCCAGGACATATTCACGAAATCGAAGTGGTATTCCAGTTGCATATCGAGAACAACCCGCAACAACATTACGAG CCGGATTACGAAGTGTTTCCGCCGTTGATACCGCGGCTGCCCAAAGAGCTCGTGCAAGAGTACAATACTCAAATATGGCTCGTATGAAAATCTCATCGGGATCAGCTTCTATTC AAGGACAGTTCGCGCAGCAAG CACGAGTGAAGAAAGTTCCACTAACAACCGCCACACCTCAACAGCCACCTACACCTGAAAGGAGGATACGGTCAAGATCTGGTGTCTCTCAATCTCAAC CAACATCCAGAAGCACCTCTCCATCGAGTAAACTCCGAGAAAATTTTGGTATTTCATCGATTTATAAACAAACTGGTACTGTACCTAAGAAAGCAACCGGCATCCCGCGATCTTTAGCAAGTTCTCGAGAAACAAGTCCTACTAG AACGTCCCAATTCGGATCTCTAAGACGGAATGTTTATGGCACCAATAGCCCAAGAAGACCTCCGGTTAACCCGGGCCGACCAATTTTAGCCCAGAAAATACTTCAACAAAGTAGAGAAGCTGAAAATGCTTTAGCAGATGCACTTTCTCCAGATGAACAAGATATTTCAGCAGACTTTGGACGACTTGGAATTCACCGCAAAATTTCGAGAGACGAATCAGATGATAGCGAAGCATCTTCAGTATGTTCAGAAAGAAGTTTTGATTCATTTAGGAGAGGAAATGAC tcatACTCTTGGAATGGTTCACGAAATCGTTTGGATAGTTCACGTGCAATTATCGAAGATATTGAAACAATTATTCAGCTTTGTGCCTCTACACACTGGTCAGAACGTAAAGATGGTTTAATCAATTTGACACAATATCTGAGCGATGGCAAAATGCTTACTCCACAACAATtacaa tGTGTTTTGGACCTTTTTCGAAAGATGTTTATGGATCCGCATATTAAAGTATATGCTCTGTTTTTGGACACCGTCAATGAGCTTATTCTCTCGCATTCAAACGACTTGCACGATTGGTTGTTTATTCTTCTAACgcgtttatttcaaaaactaggTGGAGACTTGCTTGGATCAATGCATGGTAAAATATGGAAAACTTTGCAACTTATTTATGAGTATTTCCCAGCAGATTTGCAAATGCAATGTGTATTTAG GATACTTATTGATGCCGCACAAACACCCAACACAAAAACACGCCAAGCGACTTTGAAATTCTTAACAACACTGGCAACAACATATTGTACTGCCGCCCAATTTGTAGTTCATAGCCAATCTCAACAACTTGTTGATAGAGCTATACTAAAAATCATCCAAACAGCATTAgatcaaaaaagttttgagttgAAATCTCAAGCGCGTTCCTGCATTGTTGCATTATACAACTGTAATCCGTCTCAG ATTACCATGATACTAGCGAATCTACCTAAACAATACCAAGACACAGCAAAAGCTATAATTCAACATCATATGAGACGAAGTACCTCAG GAACTGATAGTCCTTCATCGCCATTATCGTCTTCAAGTCCCAAACCATTGCTAAGTCCTCAACAAGGACCGTTTAGTTTACAGAATACTCCTA CTCCAAGATCACGACAAACGTCTATAGATGTGACGGattcaatgaattcagaagaagtttataaaaacttgCGTAAAACTACAGCAGAAATACAAAACTATACTTTTGAAGCTAAGTTGGACAGAGATGCAAATAGCAAAGATTCGGGAATCAGTCAAATGGGTGAACAGATGATGCAGATTGTAGACAATAGATCTTCGATGGCTTCAAATGGTCTAAATGGACATATCAT TTCCGATAAAGATGATTCTTGTAATGGGTCGAAAACACAATCAGCTACAACTACAGAGTCAAATACACCCGAGAATACAGTTCGTTTGGACGGTATTGATATCGGTCTTCACAAATCAGTAACCCAACAGCAACGTCATCATAGTTACACGCTCACGGAAACTGGTGAAGTTATATTAGAAT ccGGCATAAAAGAAAATGACATCATACGATCAGCAATCATGTTATCACATGACTCAAGTTCCGAAACGAGTGTGCAAGTCTTGGAGAACTTGCAGACTTGCATCAAGTATGGAAACTGTGCATTGCCTGCCAAAAACTTCAA AGCTATTATGAAAATGCTTTTGAATTTGATGGAATCGCAGAATAATGCAGTTTTGATCGCCGCTTTGCATACTCTTGGTCGAATAGTGCGAAGTTCACAAATGAAAACATGTTGGGGCAATTTTCTCGAGTTGATACttcttaaaataattgattgttaTAAAATTAGTAAAGAG GTTTCGCGAGAAATCGACATTATAGTTGTCAAAATAGCGAATGTTCTACCACTGGATGTATCAGTAAACATTCTGAATCCAGTTATAGCGACAGGAGATTTCCCCGCCAATCTGTGCGCGCTTAAAATTCTAACAGAACTGGCACATAAACAAGGAA